In Deltaproteobacteria bacterium HGW-Deltaproteobacteria-6, the genomic stretch TAGACGGCGTCGGCATGGCGGATCATCTCAATAATTTTATTGTAAAAAATGCCGATATGCTCATTAAATTCATTTTCATGCCGGTCATCCGCCGGAATCTCCCTTGCTTTAAAAGGCCCTTTGAGCGTGGTGCTGCCTGCGGCCCGCGGATGTTTTTCAACTTCTGATTTGACGATCTTTAAAGTTGCGATTTCCTTTTCAAGCGTAATAATCACAGCCTTGCGATGATCAATCCACAATCCGGTTTTTGCTGGCATCAGTTCCTCCTTTATCAAAATTTCTTCTTTTTCAGCTCCTGCCGCCGGGTGTAAACGAGACGACCCGCACTCTTCCTTTTTAATTTTTGACGGATATACCTAAACAATTCTGAACACCCATCTGTTTGACTTGATCGATCTGGGCTTCAATTGCGTTGATGTGCTCCTCTTCATCATCAAGCGCATATATTTATTGATAATTATAAACATCCGACGGTCAATAACAATCCCAATAAAATCATAGTAGACTGAGAGGTATAATCTGCCACTGTGAAATCCGGGATGGAGATTAATGGCAAAATAGTCACCCGGAAAAAAACGGCATGGAAACATAAAGGTTCCCATTCAAACATTAATGATCTTACCGGATTCTCTTTTTTCTTTCGGAAGGGGCCGGATGCTGCTGACAATTCCCAGCACCGACAAAAGGAGGATGAGATAATAAGTGATATCGACCTCATACCAGTAGAAACCATTACGGTTGGAAATTGCATAATGATGATGGTTATTGTGCCACCCTTCTCCCAGCGTCAGAATCGCGAGAACGACATTGTTCCTGCTGGTGTCATCCGTATTATATCTGCGAAAGCCGAACATATGATCAAAAGAGTTTATGGTGAATGTGGCATGCATCACCGCAATGCTGGAAATAAAAAATCCCCAGACCAGCATCTGTGTTCCGTTTGTTTTGAGCCCGGGAGCAAATACCGCAAGCCAATGACCGGCCCCAAAAAGCAGGATGGCAAATATAACGGGGACAACGATATCGAATCGGTTCAGCCATACAAGCTCGGGAAATTTCACCCAGTCTTTCACATATTCATATCGTGTTTTGAAATTCTCACGGTCAAGAACCCATCCGATATGAGCCCGGAAAAAGCCAAGTTGTGAAGGCGAATGAAGATCTTCAGGTTTATCGGAATAGGCATGATGATGCCTGTGATTGGCAGCCCACCATAATGGACCGCGTTGAAGGGCGGAATTTCCGAGAACCGCAAATAGAAATTGCATAATCCTGCTTGTTTGGAAAGTTCTGTGGGAAAAATAGCGGTGATAAAATCCCGTAATCGCGAACATGCGGACGACATAGAGCCCAATGGCTGTATTAACCGCAGTCCAACTCCAGCCGACGATGAATGGGGCCAAACATGTCAGGTGCAGCAGGGCCAGCGGTATACCGCGAACCAAGTCGTATCTTCCTTTTCTGCCGATTTTGACCAATTCCGGCGTGTCGGAATCGATCCACCTGGCCAGCGACCGTGCAGTTTGTGATCGTTTCAGGAATGCAAACATTTCTCTCATGGCAGAAACCCC encodes the following:
- a CDS encoding acyl-CoA desaturase, giving the protein MFAFLKRSQTARSLARWIDSDTPELVKIGRKGRYDLVRGIPLALLHLTCLAPFIVGWSWTAVNTAIGLYVVRMFAITGFYHRYFSHRTFQTSRIMQFLFAVLGNSALQRGPLWWAANHRHHHAYSDKPEDLHSPSQLGFFRAHIGWVLDRENFKTRYEYVKDWVKFPELVWLNRFDIVVPVIFAILLFGAGHWLAVFAPGLKTNGTQMLVWGFFISSIAVMHATFTINSFDHMFGFRRYNTDDTSRNNVVLAILTLGEGWHNNHHHYAISNRNGFYWYEVDITYYLILLLSVLGIVSSIRPLPKEKRESGKIINV